One Panicum virgatum strain AP13 chromosome 3N, P.virgatum_v5, whole genome shotgun sequence DNA segment encodes these proteins:
- the LOC120666781 gene encoding receptor like protein 22-like isoform X5 has translation MSCYFPLGTMLWVLCILQFMLHMAGGCAIEERIALMRIRSLLVEANSEVPASWGLSDDCCSWERVRCNNSTRVSGLNLDSVYVYQTCVRDPCWNLNLTIFSSFHELQQLDLSWNSALLQNFFSSTSCQKTLFIFHKNFYPGLEGLTKLRYLNLSGNSLVENNILESLGKLAFLEVVNFDETGLRGALQNIALRNLKNLRDLSLAGNQMNGSIPASLFELPCLEYLDLSDNLLKGHIHKIDLSTNLRNLRELRLRSNRLNGSIPASLFELPRLEYLDPAENLLQGHIPEPSKTCENCI, from the exons ATGAGCTGCTACTTCCCACTGGGAACCATGCTTTGGGTCCTATGCATCTTGCAGTTCATGCTCCACATGGCAGGTGGCTGCGCTATCGAGGAGAGGATTGCTCTTATGCGCATCAGATCTTTGTTGGTGGAGGCAAACTCTGAAGTTCCTGCTTCTTGGGGATTGAGTGACGACTGCTGCTCCTGGGAAAGGGTCCGATGCAACAACAGCACACGAGTGTCGGGTCTCAACCTCGACTCCGTGTATGTGTATCAGACCTGTGTACGAGATCCATGCTGGAATCTCAATTTGACCATATTTTCCTCGTTTCATGAGCTACAGCAGCTGGATTTATCTTGGAATTCCGCTCTTCTTCAAAACTT TTTTTCCAGTACTTCGTGCCAAAAAACCTTGTTCATATTTCATAAGAACTTTTACCCAGGTCTTGAAGGATTGACTAAGCTTCGCTATCTCAACCTTAGCGGCAACAGCTTGGTCGAGAATAATATCTTGGAATCTCTTGGTAAATTGGCTTTTCTTGAAGTTGTAAATTTTGACGAAACCGGTTTGCGCGGCGCTCTTCAGAATATTG CTTTAAGAAATCTCAAGAACTTGCGAGATTTGAGTCTAGCAGGGAATCAAATGAATGGAAGCATCCCGGCTTCCTTATTTGAGCTTCCATGCCTTGAATATTTGGACCTTTCAGACAATCTCCTTAAAGGACACATACAT AAGATAGACCTCTCAACAAACCTTAGGAACTTGCGAGAACTGCGTCTTAGATCCAACAGATTGAATGGAAGCATCCCAGCTTCGTTATTTGAGCTTCCTCGCCTTGAATATTTGGATCCTGCAGAA
- the LOC120666781 gene encoding receptor-like protein kinase isoform X4 — translation MSCYFPLGTMLWVLCILQFMLHMAGGCAIEERIALMRIRSLLVEANSEVPASWGLSDDCCSWERVRCNNSTRVSGLNLDSVYVYQTCVRDPCWNLNLTIFSSFHELQQLDLSWNSALLQNFFSSTSCQKTLFIFHKNFYPGLEGLTKLRYLNLSGNSLVENNILESLGKLAFLEVVNFDETGLRGALQNIALRNLKNLRDLSLAGNQMNGSIPASLFELPCLEYLDLSDNLLKGHIHKIDLSTNLRNLRELRLRSNRLNGSIPASLFELPRLEYLDPAENLLQGHIPGAYPTGCLQMKRLCSIWVLHITR, via the exons ATGAGCTGCTACTTCCCACTGGGAACCATGCTTTGGGTCCTATGCATCTTGCAGTTCATGCTCCACATGGCAGGTGGCTGCGCTATCGAGGAGAGGATTGCTCTTATGCGCATCAGATCTTTGTTGGTGGAGGCAAACTCTGAAGTTCCTGCTTCTTGGGGATTGAGTGACGACTGCTGCTCCTGGGAAAGGGTCCGATGCAACAACAGCACACGAGTGTCGGGTCTCAACCTCGACTCCGTGTATGTGTATCAGACCTGTGTACGAGATCCATGCTGGAATCTCAATTTGACCATATTTTCCTCGTTTCATGAGCTACAGCAGCTGGATTTATCTTGGAATTCCGCTCTTCTTCAAAACTT TTTTTCCAGTACTTCGTGCCAAAAAACCTTGTTCATATTTCATAAGAACTTTTACCCAGGTCTTGAAGGATTGACTAAGCTTCGCTATCTCAACCTTAGCGGCAACAGCTTGGTCGAGAATAATATCTTGGAATCTCTTGGTAAATTGGCTTTTCTTGAAGTTGTAAATTTTGACGAAACCGGTTTGCGCGGCGCTCTTCAGAATATTG CTTTAAGAAATCTCAAGAACTTGCGAGATTTGAGTCTAGCAGGGAATCAAATGAATGGAAGCATCCCGGCTTCCTTATTTGAGCTTCCATGCCTTGAATATTTGGACCTTTCAGACAATCTCCTTAAAGGACACATACAT AAGATAGACCTCTCAACAAACCTTAGGAACTTGCGAGAACTGCGTCTTAGATCCAACAGATTGAATGGAAGCATCCCAGCTTCGTTATTTGAGCTTCCTCGCCTTGAATATTTGGATCCTGCAGAA
- the LOC120666781 gene encoding receptor like protein 22-like isoform X6 — protein MSCYFPLGTMLWVLCILQFMLHMAGGCAIEERIALMRIRSLLVEANSEVPASWGLSDDCCSWERVRCNNSTRVSGLNLDSVYVYQTCVRDPCWNLNLTIFSSFHELQQLDLSWNSALLQNFFSSTSCQKTLFIFHKNFYPGLEGLTKLRYLNLSGNSLVENNILESLGKLAFLEVVNFDETGLRGALQNIALRNLKNLRDLSLAGNQMNGSIPASLFELPCLEYLDLSDNLLKGHIHGAYPTGCLQMKRLCSIWVLHITR, from the exons ATGAGCTGCTACTTCCCACTGGGAACCATGCTTTGGGTCCTATGCATCTTGCAGTTCATGCTCCACATGGCAGGTGGCTGCGCTATCGAGGAGAGGATTGCTCTTATGCGCATCAGATCTTTGTTGGTGGAGGCAAACTCTGAAGTTCCTGCTTCTTGGGGATTGAGTGACGACTGCTGCTCCTGGGAAAGGGTCCGATGCAACAACAGCACACGAGTGTCGGGTCTCAACCTCGACTCCGTGTATGTGTATCAGACCTGTGTACGAGATCCATGCTGGAATCTCAATTTGACCATATTTTCCTCGTTTCATGAGCTACAGCAGCTGGATTTATCTTGGAATTCCGCTCTTCTTCAAAACTT TTTTTCCAGTACTTCGTGCCAAAAAACCTTGTTCATATTTCATAAGAACTTTTACCCAGGTCTTGAAGGATTGACTAAGCTTCGCTATCTCAACCTTAGCGGCAACAGCTTGGTCGAGAATAATATCTTGGAATCTCTTGGTAAATTGGCTTTTCTTGAAGTTGTAAATTTTGACGAAACCGGTTTGCGCGGCGCTCTTCAGAATATTG CTTTAAGAAATCTCAAGAACTTGCGAGATTTGAGTCTAGCAGGGAATCAAATGAATGGAAGCATCCCGGCTTCCTTATTTGAGCTTCCATGCCTTGAATATTTGGACCTTTCAGACAATCTCCTTAAAGGACACATACAT